Genomic window (Nitrospirales bacterium LBB_01):
CTGGGTCAAGGTATCCAATGTAGGTATCTCTTAGCGCGCCAACTCTGCGGTTATTATTGACAGCATCAATACTTTTCTTAATAAGGTTTTGCAGATTATTTAACACGGCTAATACAATTAGGCTTAATGTAGTAATCCGCTGCTGTCCGTCTATGATATTGTAGTTTCTTTCACTCTTAGACTGCAGCACAAGGTAACCCATGTAGTGACCCTGCTCTTCATCGGGTTCCACAGTTTGCATTATATCCTGCCACAGGTCATCCCATTCCTCCTCTGTCCACGAGTAATCCCTCTGAAACATTGGTACGGTATATACTAATCCGTTTCCCATTAATTTGCGAAACGTTTGGTTTGACGTATTGAAGTTAGTTACTGACATCTCTGCCTCCTAATTTATAATCCGTTATATTATACTATAGCTGCATTAAAATTATATTTTGCATAATCGCTGTCGAATATATTAGACTTAAAGAGAGTATGATTAGCCGCATTCAGGAAAAAGTCAGTGCCGGTGTGAGATTAACCCAAGAGGAATGTCTATTCCTTTTTGAAAGCGATGATATTTTTACACTTGGACAATTGGCTGATTTTAAGTCAAAACAGATTCACTGTGACAAGGTCTATTACTCAAGAAACCACCATGTTAACCCAACTAATCTGTGTGTAAATCGGTGTAAATTCTGCTCCTTCAGCCGTTCAACCGGCGATGAGGGCGGCTTTGAACACACAGTTTCCGACATTATCAATATGCTTAAACACTCCGATGACCCTTTCAGAGAACTTCACATTGTTGGCGGACTTCACCCCAAGTGGCCATTTGATTACTACGTTAATCTCCTAAGCCAGATAAAGTTAAACTTCCCCCACGTTTATATAAAAGCCTTCACCGCAGTGGAGATAGACTATATGTCTAAACTAAGCGGTTTGACAATTGAGCAAACTCTGCAAATCCTGAAAAATGCCGGTCTTGATATGCTGCCTGGAGGCGGTGCCGAAATTTTTGCAGGCTCAGTGAGAAATGCCCTGTGTCCTGAGAAAATCTCAGCTGAAGCTTGGTTACATATTCATCAGATAGCCCACTCTCTGGGAATAAAAAGCAACGCTACGATGCTTTACGGTCACATTGAGTCGTTTGAGGACAGAGTTTCACATCTCACTGAGCTTAGAGACCTTCAGGATAAAACCCACGGCTTTTTTGCATTTATCCCGCTTTCGTATCAACCTAACGGCAGAGTTTCAGGCACTCGCTTTCACTCTGCTATTGACGACCTTAAAACCATTGCCATAAGCCGCCTGTACCTTGATAACTTTCCCCACATAAAGGCCTATTGGATTATGCTTGGCGAAAAATTAACTCAGGTTGCCCTGCTTTTTGGCGCTAACGATATTGACGGCACTGTCATTCAAGAAAAAATTGCCCACAGTGCAGGCGCTAAATCAGCCGAGAAATTGACAGTTGCCGAAATAGAAAATCTAATAAGAAAAGCCGGTAAAATCCCTGTTGAAAGAACCGCCCTATATGAAGAGGTCACGTAGTGACCAGAATTACCCAAAAAGAAGCGCTGGAACTTTTTAACACTGCTTCAACTCTTGAGCTTGGTAAGGCAGCCGACTCTGTCAGGGCGTCACTTCACCCAGATAAGACTGTCACCTTTATAGTTGATAGGAACATCAACTACACCAATGTGTGTGTAAATGAGTGCAGTTTTTGTTTGTTTTTCAAAAAACCCGGCGACCCTTCAGCTTACATTATAAGCGAAGAAGAACTATTCAAAAAAATTAAGGAAACCATTGCCTGCGAGGGCACACAGATTCTCCTTCAGGGCGGACTGCACCCTGATCTCGGACTTTCCTTTTTTACCGGTATGCTTAAGAAAATTAAGGACAGGTTTACAATCAACATACATGGTTTCTCTCCTCCTGAGATATGCGACATGGCTAAAAAGAGCGGGCTTTCCATTAAAGATACCCTATCGGAGTTGAAATCGGCGGGGCTGGACTCAATTCCCGGAGGTGGTGCTGAGATTCTGTCTGACAGAGTTCGTGAGGCTGTAAGCCCAAAGAAAATAAAATCTGGGGCTTGGCTTAGCGTAATGCGTGAGGCGCATAAGCTTGGCATGAGGACGACTGCCACTATGATGTTTGGCTCGGTGGAAACTGTTGAGGATATTGTGGAACACCTTGATGCTGTAAGAGCGCTTCAGGATGAGACCAAAGGGTTTACCGCATTTATCCCATGGACATTTCAACCCGGAGACTCAGCGCTTGGTCAAAAGTCAGAGCTTGCAACCGCAGTTGACTATCTACGGGTGCTTGCCCTAAGCCGTCTGTATCTTGATAACGTAAAAAACATCCAAGTGTCGTGGGTAACGCAGGGACTAAAAATAGCGCAGACGGGGCTTAGGTTTGGAGCTAACGATTTTGGCTCCACAATGATAGAAGAAAATGTGGTAAAAGCTGCTGGGGTTACCTATACAGTAACAAAAAATGATATAATAGAAGCTGTAAGGGCTGCGGGGTTTACCCCGGCACAAAGAGATACGTATTATAGCGTTATAAAAAGATTTTAAGAGGTGTAGAAAAATGTCTGAACAAGAGCACTTATACGATTGTATAATAATAGGGGGTGGACCGGCAGGGCTTTCTGCCGCACAATACTTGTCTCGGCTTGCGCTAAAAACCGTAGTGCTGGATAAATCAAAGACAGCAGGAGCGCTGGCATTTACAAATAAGATAGAGAATTATCCCGGCATTACTAAGCCGTTAACTGGCGCTGAGCTTCTTGATATTTTCAGAGCACAAGCCGTCACCTTTGGCGCTGAGTATGTGGAGAGTCAAGTTATAGGAGCACTGCTCGATAACCCGATAAAAGAGGTTTTTACAATGGAGGGCGTTTATAAGGGGCGCTCAGTCATAATTGCCACAGGAGCAATGGGACGGAAACCATCTTTTAAAGGCGAAAAGGAATTCCTTGGCAGAGGTGTCAGCTATTGCGCCGTGTGTGACGCTGCCTTTTACAAAGACAAAACCGTGTGCATAGTGGGAGAATCTGATGAGGCAGTGAAAGAGACCTTTGTGCTTAGACGCTTTACCGATAAGGTATCTCTGATTGCACAGACTGATAATCGCAAACTCCGTGATAATCCGCAGTTGATCGCTCAAGATATAAAGGTGCTCATAAACAAGAGAATTGAGGAAATCAGAGGCAGTGAAATAGTGGAAAGCATTGTGCTTGTGGATAAGTTGTCAAACGAGCAAGAGATTTTGCCAATGGACGGCGTGTTTATGTATCTTCATGGAAATACTCCGATTGTTGACTTTCTGAATTTTGCCGTAGATATAAGCGACGATAGGTGTGTGATAACTAACAGAATGATGGAAACTAATCTTGAGGGCGTTTTTGCCGCAGGGGATGTCACCTGTGTAGAAGTCCGGCAGGTACTGGTTGCCGCCTCAAACGGATGTGTCGCCGCTCTTTCGGCTGAAAAATACCTGCACCACAGAAAGAGAAGAAAATACGTATGGGGTTAAATCACCCTTCTGCCATTTACTATATCTCTAAACTTAATTCAATTTGAAAATTTTTCTACAAAACTGTAAAATAATACATGATGCTTATATACTTAACTCAGGTACATGGTTTTATGTCAGCTAAGGATACCTTAAAAAGGACTGGATTCCCGCTCGGAGGCGGGAATGACAAAGGAGGGGATTTTCTTTTTCTGTCATTCCTTTTCTTTTTCTTGTCATTCCTTTTCTTTTTCTTGTCATTCCTGCGAAGGCAGGAATCCAGTTTTTTCTTTGCGGAGCTAAGGGCATAAGCATTTAATACATTAGGATAGCTTTAAGGACAACACTTTTAAATAAACGGGAGGTCAAAGAGAGATGGCCGACAAGGACATCATTGCGATTAACGAAAAGGTCAAAAGGGAAAGTGCGTTTGTAACCCTGCTTTTGTCGGAGCTGGAAAAGGTGATAGTTGGGCAGCGGGAGCTTCTTGAGCGGCTGCTTATAGGAATTTTGGCTAATGGTCATGTGCTTTTAGAGGGTGTGCCGGGACTTGCCAAAACCACTGCCGTTAAAGCCCTTGCAAAGGCCATAAGTACCGGATTCAAACGTATCCAGTTTACGCCCGACCTGCTCCCTGCCGACATCATAGGCACTCAGGTGTATAACCCTAAAGAGGGGACGTTCACAACTAAGAAAGGCCCTGTGTTCTCTAACATCATACTGGCTGATGAGATAAACCGCGCACCTGCTAAAGTACAAAGCGCTCTCCTTGAGGCTATGCAGGAGAGGCAAGTGACTATAGGCGATAACACATATAAACTCAACGAGCCGTTTCTGGTGCTTGCCACGCAAAATCCGATTGAACAGGAGGGCACATATCCTCTCCCTGAGGCGCAGACTGACCGCTTTATGCTGAAAGTTAAAATCACTTACCCAACCATCGACGAGGAACATAAAATCCTAAAACTGATGGCTTTTACATCCCCCGATGTTAACGTCTCAACTGTCGTTACTCCAAAGGAAATCATTGATGCTCAGAAGGTTATAGATGAGATTTATATGGATGAAAAAATTGAGAAATACATCGTTGATATTGTCTTTGCTACACGTAAGCCGCAAGACTATAAACTTGCTGACCTTTCCGGTTTGATTCAATACGGAGCATCTCCGCGTGCTACAATTTATTTGGCTCTTGCCTCAAAAGCCGCCGCATTTATGCAGGGCAGAGGGTTTGTTACGCCGCAGGACGTTAAGACAATTGGGCATGACGTTTTACGCCACCGCGTAGTGGTTAGCTATGAGGCAGAGGCCGAGAATGTAACCTCTGACGATATAGTACGCCGTATTTTTGAAGAGGTGGCTGTCCCATAGAACCAATATGCTGACGCCTGAGATAATTAAAAACATCCGCAGGGTGGAGTTGAAGACCCGCCGAATGGCTGCCGATTTTTTTACTGGTCATTACCGGAGTGTGTTTAAGGGCATGGGGATGGAGTTTGATGAGGTGCGTCAGTATGTTGCTGGAGATGACATCCGCTCCATAGACTGGAACGTGACGGCAAGAATGGGAGAGCCGTTTATCAAAAAATTTGTTGAGGAGCGGCAGCTTACTATTATGTTTCTCCTTGATCTATCCCGTTCGTGTTCTTTTGCCACAGTCAACAGACTTAAGCGTGACCTTGCCGCAGAGCTTTGTGCTGTGCTGGCGCTTTCCGCCAATAAAAATAACGACAAGGTTGGGCTTATCGCCTTTACCGATAAGGTGGAAAAGCTCATTCCACCAGCTAAGGGACTAAAACACATCCTCAGAGTCGTGCGGGAATCCCTCTATTATGAGCCTACAGGTAAAGGCACTGACATTGCTGCAGCTATAGAATATCTAAATAAGATTACTCACAGAAAAGCAGTTGTTTTTATTGTCTCAGATTTTCACGCAAAAAATTACGAAAAAGCCCTCGCAGTTGCCAATAAAAGGCATGACGTCATAGCGGTAACTCTTACCGACCCAATTGAACTGGAGATGCCCAACGCCGGAATGATTACGCTTGAGGACGCCGAATCCGGCGAGACTTTGCTTGTTGATACATCAAATAAAAAACTGAGAAAAGAGTATAGTGACAACGCTCTGAAAATATTTAACCAGCGCAAGCGTATGTTTAGAACCTGTAACATTGACCACATTGATATAAACACGGATGTGCATTATTTAAAGACATTGATTAAATTTTTCAAAATGAGAGAGTGGAAATTAGGACATTATTGATGTGTTATGATTAAAATGCTTATTAAGTTAACTATGGTAGAGGGTTTTCAGGATTCTAAGAAGGTGGGTTTCTATGTTTTTTAAAGTGGAAAAAAGGACTGGATTCCCGCTCGGGGGCGGGAATGACAAATTAAGGGGCGGGAATGACAAATTAAGGGGCGAGAATGACAAAGGAGGGGTTTTCTTTTTCTGCCATTCCTTTTTTTTTCTGTCATTCCTGCGAAGGCAGGAATCCAGTTTTTTATTAGCAATGTTAACTATAAAGACATTAACATTCATTTTATCAATATTTTTTATTCTCATCACGGCACACACGTCTTTTGCCTCAGCGACTGACCCTGTGGCATCGGTAAACAAAGACTCTGTGGCAATCGGCGAAAAGTTTACCTATACAATTTCAATCGCACATGATGCGGAATTCCCTGACCTTGGCAGCAGCGTTGATAACCTAACGGTTGTAAGTAGCGGCACAAAGACAAGCGGCATATTTACTAAAGTGTATTCTAAATGGTATGTGATGAGAGGGTTTACTGTCGGGCAATATACGATTCCTGCCTACACGATAAAGTATAAAGATGGCGGGTTTTTGAAAGAAGCTAAGACTCCTCCTATTCGTATAAGTATTATAACGCAGCTACCCGATAACGCAACGGAGATTGCCGACATCAAGGGGATAGAGGATGTCGGATGGAAACCGATTCATTCATGGATTGCAGCCGGAGTGCTGCTGGCGTTAGCACTTGCGGCATTGATTTATTATTTGATAAAACGCAGAAAACTAAATAAAGGAAAGCTGCCCCCGCCTTTACGCGCTCATGAAACAGCGTATGAGGCGCTTCGTAAACTTCATGAAAAAAACCTTATTTCGGCAGGGTTAATCAAGGATTACTTCACCGAGCTATCCTTAATTGTAAGAGTCTATATAGAAAACAGATTTTTCCTTAAAGCGCCTGAGATGACCACCATTGAGTTTCTTGCTATGGTAAAGGACTCAACAGTGCTTACTGAGGCACATAAGGCATTGCTGAGGGATTTTTTAAACCGCTCGGATATGGTCAAATTTGCTAAATACGGCCCGACCACTGATGAGATAGAGATGAGCTTTATAGCCGCTAAACAGTTTGTAGATCAGACGCGGGAGACGCCCTTAGCTTTATGATGGATATTATTAAACAGTTTTTGACTTTTAAAGCGCATCCTGCCTCCTCGTTCATGTTTAAAGACACGTGGGTACTGCTGTTAATACCCGTGCTTGTTGCCTTACTGATTATAAGAGAGCGAAAGATATCTGTCCCTACTATCAGATTTTCCACGTTTACTCTTTTAGCTGACATTACGCCGACATTTAAAACCTTAGCAGTTAAGTACATCGTGATTTTAAGAATAATTGCCGTGATTTTATTTGTTATGGCACTGGCAAGGCCGCAAAACCGCCTTGATATGACCACAGTTGAGACAAAAGGGATAGACATAGCGCTTGCTGTAGATTTATCAACGAGTATGTTTGCGGAGGATTTTTCAATTAAAGGCAAACGCCAAAACCGGCTGGATGCTGTAAAGGCGGTAGTGCAGGATTTTATAAAAAACCGCAGCGGCGACCGCATCGCAATGGTGGCCTTTGCCGCACGTCCATATACGGCAAGCCCACTTACGACAGACTATAACTATCTGCTTGAAAATCTGGACAGACTTAAAATCGGAATGCTTGAAGACGGCACAGCCATTGGAAATGCTCTTGCCGCCGCAGTAAACAGAGTTAAAGACACAAAGTCATTGTCCAAAGTTGTCATCCTTCTAACCGATGGCATAAACAACACTGGCACTATATCCCCTATGATGGCAGCTGAGGCAGCTCGTGCGCTTAGTATCAAAGTATATACAATTGGAGCTGGTTCAAAGGGCCCCGTTCCATATCCCATGAAAGACCCATTCGGTAACACCGTCTATCAAAATATACAAAGCGATGTTGACGATGCTACGTTAACCGCAATAGCAACACTTACTGGAGGGCTCTACTTCAGAGCAACGGATTTTGCATCGCTTAAGAAAATTTATGCAGAAATAGATAAACTTGAGAAAACCAGTTTTGAGGAGAAGCGGTTTTTTGAGTACAAGGAGTATTTTCACTTTTTTCTGATACCTGCGCTTATTTTATTGTTGTTCGAGATATTGCTTAAAAATACGTTTTTAAGGACAATGCCGTGAGATTTGGGAATTTTCAATTGGCGCATTTTTTGTGGGTAGTTGCAGCGGTTGCTATATTTTATGTGCTTGCATTTAAAAGCAGGAAGAGTGCGCTCAATGGCTTTGCAGCTTCGGAGCTTTTAAAAGATATAACTCAAGGTTTAAGTTATCGGAGGGTTTATTTAAGGGCTGCTCTTATTGTAATTTCTGTGTTACTTTCAATTGTTGCGCTGATGAGACCTCAGTTTGGGTTTCATCTGGAGGAGGTCAAACGAGGCGGCTCCGATGTGCTGATAGCGGTTGACATCTCTAAAAGTATGCTTGCAACCGACGTTAAACCAAACAGACTGATACGCTCCAAACTTGCCGTAGAGGGTTTAGTAAAGAAACTCAAGGGCGACCGTGTTGGGCTTATAGGATTTGCCGGGCGGGCTTTTCTATTTGCTCCACTTACAGTTGACTATAATGGATTTTTACTTGCCTTAAACGACCTTAGCGTGAAATCAGTTCCAATTGGGGGAACTGATATTGCAAGCGCAATAGATGAGGCTATAAAAGTTTACAATGTAGGGGGAGAAAAAAGCACAAAAGAGAAGTCGTTAATTCTGATAACTGACGGCGAAGACCTTGAGGGCGGAACTAAAGAGGCTGCTGAGAGAGCAAAAGCGGCAGGGATTAAAATATATGCGGTAGGGATTGGAACTGCTGAGGGTGAGCTTATTCAGATAACCGATGAAAAGGGCGGCGTGAGTTTCTTAAAAGACGAAGAAGGCAACATTGTCAAATCCCGGCTGGATGAGGGCACGCTTGAAAAAATTGCGCTTGCTACGGACGGGGCTTATATAAAAGCGACTGGCGTCGACCTTGGGCTTGATATTATCTATGAAGAGAAAATCTCAAGCGGCAAGAATTATGCGACAGAGGATAAAATGGAAAGGCGTTATAATGAAAAATTTCAGTACCCGCTTGCCGCAGCTTTGCTTCTGTTAATGATAGAGGCATTGATTGGTAACAGAAAGAGGGTTTTATGAATATAGCCGCTATGCTGATATTCGCAGTAGTTTTTGTTATGACGCCAAACTTGGCAAATGCAGCGATATTTGATAATCCGGTAAGTGAGGGCAATGAGCTTAACAAAAAGGGTAAATATGATGAGGCAATCCAAAAATATGACAATGCTCTCAAAAAGACCCCTGACTCAGATGTTGCTAATTATAACGCAGGCACAGCTTATTACAAAAAGGGTGACAATCAGAAGGCGCTGAGCCATTTTACAAAATCGCTGTCAAGTAAAGATAAATCTCTTGAGATGCGCTCAAACTATAACATTGGAAACACTCACTATATGACGGGTAAATCCGCCGAAAAGAGCAACCCCAATGAGGCAATATCATCTTATGAGGGCGCACTTCAATATTACAAACGGGCACTGGAACTTGACGACAAAGACAAGGATGCCAGATACAATTATGAATTTGTTACTAAAAAAATCCGTGAACTAAAAGAACAACAACAAAAACAAGATAAAAAAGACGACAAAAAAGATGATAAGAAAAATCAGGATAAGAAAGACGATAAAAACGGACAAGATAAAAAAGACAAAGACGAAAGCAAGCAAGGCGATAAAAAGGACAAGCAGGATAAATCCGATGAGAAGAAGGAGAATCAAGATGCTTCACAATCGCCACAGGAAAATAAGACGGAAAATAATGACAAGAAATCTGGAGAAAAAGGTAAGCAGCCTCGTCAAATGTCAAAAGAGGAGGCAAAGGCGCTTCTAAATGGGCTTGAAAATGACAGCCTGCAGCATAATATGACTGAAGAGAAAAAAAGCGGCTACCCAAAGGTTACTAAAGACTGGTAATGAGAGATGTTAAACTGTAAGACGGGTCAGCTACACCAATTCAAGGCGAAGTTCACGCCCGACAAGTGCAGCGGCGCGTTGCAGTGTTTCAATTGTCACGTTACCTTTTGCCTTGATAATACGGTCAACCTGTGTGCGGCTTGTGTTCATAAGGGCGGCCATTTCCAGCTTGGTAATTCCCTTCTTACGCATTTCCTCGGCAATCTGCCACGAAATCACGCGTATAGCCGCCTCCGTCTTAGCGGCTTCGTAAATGCCCTCCTCGTGTAGAAACTCATCGAGCGTTGATCCTAAATGTTTATTGCTCATTCAGTTTATCATTACACCAAATTTTTAAGTTCATCGATTGTAATGCCCGCCTTTTTGATAATGTTGCATAGAGTTCCTTTTTTTATTTCTTTATGAAACGGAACAACCACTGAAATGTTTTTTCCCAGATTGTGCATAAAGATATGGCTTCCCCGTATGTGGTCAACAACAAAGCCTTTACGCCTCAGTGCTTTTACAACATCTTTTCCGGAGAATGTTTTGCTCAAAGAGCCATTTCCACTTCTTTCAAAATGACATCAGGCCTTGATTTTATCTGATTCAGTTTTTCAAGTCCTTCTATATAAGCATGTATAGCTTCTTTGGCATTTTCAATGGCCTCCTCTTCAGTATCCCCTTGTGTAAAACAACCGTCCAAAGCAGGCACTGTAACGTTGAAACCGCCTTCGTCGGCAGGCTCAAGTATTAAATTGAATTTCATAACAAAATCTCCTATTTATACCATATTTTAAGCACAGTCATCGTCTTTCAAGAAGGCGCAAGGCTTCGCACAATACCTCATTTTCAGAACCATAAAGCCCTCTGGCTACTTTCATTTTACCAGTTTGCTTTGTTGAGAAACTCTATGTCTTTAAGTTGGCCGCTCATGTTTAGAGTATATCAATTGGTGAGACACTTTGCAAGCGTAATTTGCGATGTATCAATAATTTTGTTTGGTTTTTCAGAGCCTGATGGCGTCAAGAACCTTTTCTTTACCTGCTCAATTCGTCAGCCAAAAGAACAGTATCATCGTGACTATATGGCGGGGAGGATGCGCAGAGGATTTGTAACGGCTCCACTGCCGTGTTTTTTATCTTATGCGGTAACCCTGGCTCTATTAAAATCGTGTCCCCTGGGTTAACTTCAAACTCATCACCATCTATGTGCATTAGCCCTGTGCCTGACACTACATGGTAGAGCTCTTCGGTAGCTATATGCTTATGCCACAAAGTTTCTTTCCCTACGGCAATTATAGCGCTGGCAAGGCTCTGGTTTTTATTCCCATGAACGGATGGATGCATAAGCTCACGTATCTCAGAGCCGTCCTTTGTGATATAGGAGAGCACCGATTTAAACTCGGATTTAACTATCGGCTTCATATGAGAGTGTAATATATGATTTTAACGAGGGTCAAGGTAAATATTTTCAAACTCCACAATTTTTTGTATAATATTATAGTGATGAAAAAATTGACAGTGCTGTTGTTGTTAATACTGCTGACAGCGGCTCTTGAGTTGTCG
Coding sequences:
- a CDS encoding DUF58 domain-containing protein; translation: MLTPEIIKNIRRVELKTRRMAADFFTGHYRSVFKGMGMEFDEVRQYVAGDDIRSIDWNVTARMGEPFIKKFVEERQLTIMFLLDLSRSCSFATVNRLKRDLAAELCAVLALSANKNNDKVGLIAFTDKVEKLIPPAKGLKHILRVVRESLYYEPTGKGTDIAAAIEYLNKITHRKAVVFIVSDFHAKNYEKALAVANKRHDVIAVTLTDPIELEMPNAGMITLEDAESGETLLVDTSNKKLRKEYSDNALKIFNQRKRMFRTCNIDHIDINTDVHYLKTLIKFFKMREWKLGHY
- a CDS encoding tetratricopeptide repeat protein, translated to MNIAAMLIFAVVFVMTPNLANAAIFDNPVSEGNELNKKGKYDEAIQKYDNALKKTPDSDVANYNAGTAYYKKGDNQKALSHFTKSLSSKDKSLEMRSNYNIGNTHYMTGKSAEKSNPNEAISSYEGALQYYKRALELDDKDKDARYNYEFVTKKIRELKEQQQKQDKKDDKKDDKKNQDKKDDKNGQDKKDKDESKQGDKKDKQDKSDEKKENQDASQSPQENKTENNDKKSGEKGKQPRQMSKEEAKALLNGLENDSLQHNMTEEKKSGYPKVTKDW
- a CDS encoding XRE family transcriptional regulator is translated as MSNKHLGSTLDEFLHEEGIYEAAKTEAAIRVISWQIAEEMRKKGITKLEMAALMNTSRTQVDRIIKAKGNVTIETLQRAAALVGRELRLELV
- the mqnC gene encoding dehypoxanthine futalosine cyclase — encoded protein: MTRITQKEALELFNTASTLELGKAADSVRASLHPDKTVTFIVDRNINYTNVCVNECSFCLFFKKPGDPSAYIISEEELFKKIKETIACEGTQILLQGGLHPDLGLSFFTGMLKKIKDRFTINIHGFSPPEICDMAKKSGLSIKDTLSELKSAGLDSIPGGGAEILSDRVREAVSPKKIKSGAWLSVMREAHKLGMRTTATMMFGSVETVEDIVEHLDAVRALQDETKGFTAFIPWTFQPGDSALGQKSELATAVDYLRVLALSRLYLDNVKNIQVSWVTQGLKIAQTGLRFGANDFGSTMIEENVVKAAGVTYTVTKNDIIEAVRAAGFTPAQRDTYYSVIKRF
- a CDS encoding MoxR family ATPase, whose protein sequence is MADKDIIAINEKVKRESAFVTLLLSELEKVIVGQRELLERLLIGILANGHVLLEGVPGLAKTTAVKALAKAISTGFKRIQFTPDLLPADIIGTQVYNPKEGTFTTKKGPVFSNIILADEINRAPAKVQSALLEAMQERQVTIGDNTYKLNEPFLVLATQNPIEQEGTYPLPEAQTDRFMLKVKITYPTIDEEHKILKLMAFTSPDVNVSTVVTPKEIIDAQKVIDEIYMDEKIEKYIVDIVFATRKPQDYKLADLSGLIQYGASPRATIYLALASKAAAFMQGRGFVTPQDVKTIGHDVLRHRVVVSYEAEAENVTSDDIVRRIFEEVAVP
- a CDS encoding FAD-dependent oxidoreductase; translated protein: MSEQEHLYDCIIIGGGPAGLSAAQYLSRLALKTVVLDKSKTAGALAFTNKIENYPGITKPLTGAELLDIFRAQAVTFGAEYVESQVIGALLDNPIKEVFTMEGVYKGRSVIIATGAMGRKPSFKGEKEFLGRGVSYCAVCDAAFYKDKTVCIVGESDEAVKETFVLRRFTDKVSLIAQTDNRKLRDNPQLIAQDIKVLINKRIEEIRGSEIVESIVLVDKLSNEQEILPMDGVFMYLHGNTPIVDFLNFAVDISDDRCVITNRMMETNLEGVFAAGDVTCVEVRQVLVAASNGCVAALSAEKYLHHRKRRKYVWG
- a CDS encoding cupin domain-containing protein encodes the protein MKPIVKSEFKSVLSYITKDGSEIRELMHPSVHGNKNQSLASAIIAVGKETLWHKHIATEELYHVVSGTGLMHIDGDEFEVNPGDTILIEPGLPHKIKNTAVEPLQILCASSPPYSHDDTVLLADELSR
- a CDS encoding protein BatD, whose translation is MFFKVEKRTGFPLGGGNDKLRGGNDKLRGENDKGGVFFFCHSFFFLSFLRRQESSFLLAMLTIKTLTFILSIFFILITAHTSFASATDPVASVNKDSVAIGEKFTYTISIAHDAEFPDLGSSVDNLTVVSSGTKTSGIFTKVYSKWYVMRGFTVGQYTIPAYTIKYKDGGFLKEAKTPPIRISIITQLPDNATEIADIKGIEDVGWKPIHSWIAAGVLLALALAALIYYLIKRRKLNKGKLPPPLRAHETAYEALRKLHEKNLISAGLIKDYFTELSLIVRVYIENRFFLKAPEMTTIEFLAMVKDSTVLTEAHKALLRDFLNRSDMVKFAKYGPTTDEIEMSFIAAKQFVDQTRETPLAL
- the mqnE gene encoding aminofutalosine synthase MqnE, which produces MISRIQEKVSAGVRLTQEECLFLFESDDIFTLGQLADFKSKQIHCDKVYYSRNHHVNPTNLCVNRCKFCSFSRSTGDEGGFEHTVSDIINMLKHSDDPFRELHIVGGLHPKWPFDYYVNLLSQIKLNFPHVYIKAFTAVEIDYMSKLSGLTIEQTLQILKNAGLDMLPGGGAEIFAGSVRNALCPEKISAEAWLHIHQIAHSLGIKSNATMLYGHIESFEDRVSHLTELRDLQDKTHGFFAFIPLSYQPNGRVSGTRFHSAIDDLKTIAISRLYLDNFPHIKAYWIMLGEKLTQVALLFGANDIDGTVIQEKIAHSAGAKSAEKLTVAEIENLIRKAGKIPVERTALYEEVT
- a CDS encoding type II toxin-antitoxin system HicB family antitoxin yields the protein MKFNLILEPADEGGFNVTVPALDGCFTQGDTEEEAIENAKEAIHAYIEGLEKLNQIKSRPDVILKEVEMAL
- a CDS encoding VWA domain-containing protein; this translates as MRFGNFQLAHFLWVVAAVAIFYVLAFKSRKSALNGFAASELLKDITQGLSYRRVYLRAALIVISVLLSIVALMRPQFGFHLEEVKRGGSDVLIAVDISKSMLATDVKPNRLIRSKLAVEGLVKKLKGDRVGLIGFAGRAFLFAPLTVDYNGFLLALNDLSVKSVPIGGTDIASAIDEAIKVYNVGGEKSTKEKSLILITDGEDLEGGTKEAAERAKAAGIKIYAVGIGTAEGELIQITDEKGGVSFLKDEEGNIVKSRLDEGTLEKIALATDGAYIKATGVDLGLDIIYEEKISSGKNYATEDKMERRYNEKFQYPLAAALLLLMIEALIGNRKRVL
- a CDS encoding type II toxin-antitoxin system HicA family toxin — translated: MSKTFSGKDVVKALRRKGFVVDHIRGSHIFMHNLGKNISVVVPFHKEIKKGTLCNIIKKAGITIDELKNLV
- a CDS encoding VWA domain-containing protein yields the protein MFKDTWVLLLIPVLVALLIIRERKISVPTIRFSTFTLLADITPTFKTLAVKYIVILRIIAVILFVMALARPQNRLDMTTVETKGIDIALAVDLSTSMFAEDFSIKGKRQNRLDAVKAVVQDFIKNRSGDRIAMVAFAARPYTASPLTTDYNYLLENLDRLKIGMLEDGTAIGNALAAAVNRVKDTKSLSKVVILLTDGINNTGTISPMMAAEAARALSIKVYTIGAGSKGPVPYPMKDPFGNTVYQNIQSDVDDATLTAIATLTGGLYFRATDFASLKKIYAEIDKLEKTSFEEKRFFEYKEYFHFFLIPALILLLFEILLKNTFLRTMP